The genomic stretch TGTATCTGGGAACGGATGGATTTAATTTCACCATCATATCGGACGATCGTGTTGACCGTTTTGGCGAGAGCTTCGacatctcttttcttttcagtctTTTCGCTGACAATTTTGTCGCGGTCCTCCAACTGATTGAGGAGCTCGTCACGCTGCAATACGtattgctcctcttccttttccaacTCCGGGATTTCCGTCTGCTGAAAACGAGACCATGTATCATAGGAAGTGCTGGCTGATCGTGCAGCCTCAAGATCCTCTTCTAAGTTCTTcacatcctcgtcgtcggcaTCTCTTTTAGCCTTCTTAACCAGATTTTCCAATTTGTTTCTGAAGGTCTGCAGCTCGGCATCACTCTTGAAGCCTCGATGGCACAGCCTACACACCTTCGACTGTTTAACAGTTTCCAGACAAGTTGCCATATACTCGCCGATCCCAGCATACTGTTCAGCATCTTTTCTTGCAATATCAAGCTGTGCTTGTCGTTGCTTGAGAACCTCGGGAAATTCTTCGGGTTCATCGTTGATAGCTTCACGAATCTCCTCGATGCATTCTTTTAGAGCCTTCTGTCGTTGGCCTAAAACCTTCTTGGTATTCTTGAGTCTGAATTCCACTTGCTCTAGTTCCCTACTGACGCCATCTCGTTCGTTTTCAGCGCGGGACACCTGCTTGgattcctcttccagcaCATGCTGGAATTCCTGCTCCAGGGTATCAGGTTTCCAGTCTTGACCGACGAATTTTGATAGACGTTCGCCGTGGGCGCCCTTCATAGTTTCCAGGCTGCGCTCCCGCTCCTTCAACTCTTTCTTTAGATGATCCAATCGTGCCAAGTCACCGGCCCGTTTAGTGGCATCGATGAGTTCTGAGTTCAAGCGCGAACTCTCATCTTCAAGGCCTCGAATTTCCGAATTGATGTCGTGGATCTCTTTGTCCCAAGAAGCAGATTTTGCTCGCCCCTTAGCTTGATCCAGATGCGACTGGATGTCTTCGATGTTGGCCTCAAGCGCCGCTTGAACACCTTCATCCACGTTTATTTCATTAAGCTTTCCTTGATACGTGGTTGATTCCTTGTCATTCGCGGCTATCTGTCGCTTAGCAGCGTTCTTGGTCTCCTGCAATGCAGACTTTTGCTGTGCAATGTCGTTCAGAGCAGTTTGTACTTCGCGCAGCTCGCCTTGTGCCTCCCGCTTGACCCGGTCTAGGGTCTGGTTCTGATCTTTCAGCAacttcctgaccttcctcATAAATTCATCGACATCATTCTGGTCCTGAATGTTGTCAAATCCCCGAATATTGTTGCTACGTGCGATCTCTTTGGTCATCCTTCGTCTCCGTTCAACCTGCCTCTCGAAATTGGCTTTATCATTCTCAAACTTGCCGTATTCTGCCTGTTTAACACCTAGCTTTTGCCGTGTCCGCTCAATTTGCTCTTTGATCTCCATGTAGTTCTCCTTTCGAGCCTCCTCTTGCTGTTCATACTGAAGCTGCTTGGACTCGAACTGTTCCAGGTTTGACTGTAACCATTCGTCTGAATCATCAAGCTCGACCAGGTGTCTTTTCAGATTGTCGATAGTTGATTGGATACTTTTTGCCTCAATACGCTTTCCTTCTAGAGTACCAAGGACTTGGGAGTAACTTTCGGACTCTCGCCAGGCTTTATCGGCTAGCTCAGCGACACGTCGCATCTCCAGAGAAAGCTGTTGTGTCTCCTCACGTAAGGTTTCGATCTCTTGTTGTAGCTTGATCGATCGCTTTTCTGCTCGGTCTGCtttctccttatcctccttGGCGTGTTGTTCCATGATCTTGTACTTGGCAAGTTCCtcgttctgcttcttcctcagagATTTGATATTGTCAATAGCTTTTGTATACTTCATCGCTTCGAATATTTCGTcgaatttcttcttcaagacTGAAGGTTCACTCATAGGCCACAAGCTCTCGTCTTGGTGGCAGAAAATTACAGAATCTAAGATGGCTTTGGAGACCCCAAGGTACTGAGGCATAATCTGATCCAGCTCCGCAACTCTTGAAGAGATAGCTGTCCTTTCACCATCTTTGATCATTAGCAGTTGGCCTTCTAGCGTCTTCTGCTGCCGGGTGGTTTTCTTCACGGAGAGTTGTAGGCTTCGCGTAGATACCATCTTAGCACCCGACGTGCCCTTGAATGACAGCTTCACTTGAGCCAagacttctttctccccacATAATTTCgggtcatggatgaaggCGCCGCCCTTGCTGTTTGGCGGAAGGTCGCCGGTGGTGGCGTATTTGAGACATTCGATAATCGTCTAAGGCCCGATTAGTGGAAATGTTACTGCTTCAGTTGGTCTAGATATTCCGTACTGTCTTTCCCGAACCATTGTAACCGACGATTAACGTAAGAGGGGTGTGGAACTGGATGGTTTCGCTACGGGTGTTGTCGAAGGAGCGAACCCTAAAGCAACGCAAACAATGAATCAGCGATCG from Aspergillus oryzae RIB40 DNA, chromosome 1 encodes the following:
- a CDS encoding MRX complex DNA-binding subunit (DNA repair protein RAD50, ABC-type ATPase/SMC superfamily) — translated: MNLIYCPILAKIDKLSILGVRSFDNTRSETIQFHTPLTLIVGYNGSGKTTIIECLKYATTGDLPPNSKGGAFIHDPKLCGEKEVLAQVKLSFKGTSGAKMVSTRSLQLSVKKTTRQQKTLEGQLLMIKDGERTAISSRVAELDQIMPQYLGVSKAILDSVIFCHQDESLWPMSEPSVLKKKFDEIFEAMKYTKAIDNIKSLRKKQNEELAKYKIMEQHAKEDKEKADRAEKRSIKLQQEIETLREETQQLSLEMRRVAELADKAWRESESYSQVLGTLEGKRIEAKSIQSTIDNLKRHLVELDDSDEWLQSNLEQFESKQLQYEQQEEARKENYMEIKEQIERTRQKLGVKQAEYGKFENDKANFERQVERRRRMTKEIARSNNIRGFDNIQDQNDVDEFMRKVRKLLKDQNQTLDRVKREAQGELREVQTALNDIAQQKSALQETKNAAKRQIAANDKESTTYQGKLNEINVDEGVQAALEANIEDIQSHLDQAKGRAKSASWDKEIHDINSEIRGLEDESSRLNSELIDATKRAGDLARLDHLKKELKERERSLETMKGAHGERLSKFVGQDWKPDTLEQEFQHVLEEESKQVSRAENERDGVSRELEQVEFRLKNTKKVLGQRQKALKECIEEIREAINDEPEEFPEVLKQRQAQLDIARKDAEQYAGIGEYMATCLETVKQSKVCRLCHRGFKSDAELQTFRNKLENLVKKAKRDADDEDVKNLEEDLEAARSASTSYDTWSRFQQTEIPELEKEEEQYVLQRDELLNQLEDRDKIVSEKTEKKRDVEALAKTVNTIVRYDGEIKSIRSQIQDLSSKQQDTTSARTLEDIQEEIAAIGEKSRALKKSLSKLTHEKEQTQTEINNLELQLRDVKSNLDNAKFQLERKSDLLARIEEYKNLNNQQREAIAKADRDIEDLTPELLKVQAKYDDISQRAEAREREMQQTISQMSESVHQLELANEEIDAYNERGGPTQLERSKRELENIEKQIGQLEAEQANITKEINKISSQLKDSENTKRQYADNLTYRQATRALDEVTQEIEQLAAQNAEVDRSRFKDESERRTREHNALAAKQAGRMGEMKSKDDQLMQLLADWNTDYKDAASKYKEAHIKVETTKAAVDDLARYGGALDKAIMKYHGLKMEEINAIVGELWQKTYRGTDVDTILIRSDNENAKGNRSYNYRVCMVKQGAEMDMRGRCSAGQKVLASIIIRLALAECFGVNCGLIALDEPTTNLDRDNIRSLAESLHDIIRTRQAQSNFQLIVITHDEEFLRYMQCGDFSDYYYRVSRNEKQKSIIERQSIAEVGRIPNRFFDFHANGLQVM